The genomic region GATGCCCCGTCCCCGGTTGCCGGCCAGCCGCGACTGCCCGCGCACCGGCTCGGCCGGTGACCCGTCGTCCACCTCGACGGCGATCTCACACCGCGTCGCATGACGGAGCACGCGCAGCCGGCCGAAGCCCGACGCGTGGTCCAGCACGTTGTTCACCAGCTCGGTCACGACGAGCAGGACGTCGTAGAGGTGGTCCTCCCCCAGACCGCGCAGAGCACCGGTCAGCCGCCTGCGCAGCTCCGCCATCACCGTGGTCGGTTCGACGAGCGACTCGACCACCAGGGATGTGGACCCTTCATCAACCGTCGTCACCGGGCGCCTCCGCGAAGGCAAGTGCGTGATCACCGAGATTCACTGCTCGTTTGCACGTTACCCACTGCAGACGTTCAGGACATAGCAGACGTTGCGTCACCGGTGCCCGCGCGCACGCGTCGCATGATCACAGTCACTCCCGTGTCGCACGCGTACAACCGAACACATGTGCGAGAAGGCTGATAGGTTCTCGCGTCATGAACCGGCAAGCTCTCGCACCGTCCGAATTGGACGGCAACCTCACGTGCAGGTACGACTCGACCGGCCAGCTGGTCGCCCTCCTGCCCGCGAGGTGCAAGCTCGGCCGGCACACCCTCGCCCACTCCCAGTTCCGCGCGGTCGTGCAGAACGGCGAGGCCCACATCCGCTGTCTCGCGTGCGCGGCCGACAACTCCGACCACTCGTGGCGGCTCACCTCCACGACGCCCGCTCCCGACCGCGCCGAGCTGTCCGAGGAGCGCTACCTCGAGCTCACGCGGCACCGGCCCCTGGCGGCACTCGGCAGCCGGTAGTCGCCGCCGGCGGTGGTCAACTGCGCCGATGTCACCGTGCGGCTGCACGATGACGGACCGGTGTGGTCACCGCCGGCATCCGAGCACGCTCGTAGAGCCGGAGCGCGTCGGCGGCGACGTGGTCCCAGGAGTAGCACGCGAGCACCCGGTCACGACCGGCGACGCCGTGGCTTTGACGCCGGGTCCTGTCGGCCAGCAGCTGCCGGACCGCGAGCGCGACCTCCGGCGGGTGCTGCGACAGGACATGGCATCCGGTGACGCCGTCGGCCACGGTGTCCGCCGGGCTCTCCGCCGCCGTGACCACCGCAGGACCACATGCCATGGCCTCCAGGGGCAGCGTCCCGGCCAGCGCGGGCCCGCCCACGCACAGAACCAGGTCCGCGGAGCGCAGCAAGGCCGGCAGGTCGTCGTGGGCCCACCGCGGCACGAGCACGACGCGGTCCGCCACGCCGCGGCGTTCCGCGCAGGCGCTGCACCTTCGCCTCGTCGTCCGGGAGTCCCGAACCGAGGTCCTCGGCGATCACGAACTCCGCGTCGGGCACCCTGGTGAGCGCGGCGATGGCGACGTCGTGCTCCTGCCGCAGGCCCGACCTGCTCACGAACACGATCCTGGGCCGTCCGCCCCGGGGTGCACGACGACCGTCGGCGTGAACCTCCGCAGGTCGACGCCGTGGGGCAGCACGCAGACGCCGGAGCGGCGCACGCCCTACCGCTGCCGGCGATGAACCGCGCTCCGCCGCTCCGGTCCGACGGCACTGCTGCTCATCGCCGGTACAGCGGTGCGGCGGCCCGGCGTACCCACGTGAACCTCCGCAGGTCGACGCCGTGGGGCAGCACGCAGACGCCGGAGCGGCGCACGCCCTACCGCTGCCGGCGATGAACCGCGCTCCGCCGCTCCGGTCCGACGGCACTGCTGCTCATCGCCGGTACAGCGGTGCGGCGGCCCGGCGTACCCACCCGTTCCCCCGGCAAACGTCGGTCCCCCGAATCACCTTCGCGTCCGGTTTACCCGCTTCACCGCTGGGTAAGGCAGAGTTTCGAGCGTCTTCACGGAAGAGGGACAGTTCGACATGAACGCCAGCGACGACCCTCCCCCTCGCCAGGCACTCGTGGTGGAGCTGACCAAGCCCTCACCCGCGCTGCCGGCGATGCGCCGCTGGATCGGCGAGGTGTTCGGCGACCTGTCGGAGGACTCGGTCGACGACGTGCGGCTGGTCGTCACCGAACTGGTCAGCAACGCCTACGACCACGGCCTGCACCCACGCCTCCTCCGCCTGCGGCGGCTGGGGGCGGGCCTGCTCCGCGTCGAGGTCGACGACGCCTCGCCGGACAAGCCGGTGCTGGGCAGGTCGCGGATCGACGACACGCGTGGCCGCGGCCTGGTCATCGTGGACAAGATCGCCGAGGCCTGGGGCGTCACCTGGCAGGCGACCGGGAAGACCGTGTGGGCGGAGCTGCGCTGCGGGCTCGGCCTGGCCGCCTTCGCCTGATCCCGGCGACCGCCCGCACCGGACCGCGTCCGGGACCGGGACCGGCGAGCACGGCGGCTGCCGCGGCACCGTGATCTCCCACGCCCGGCGTGGTCAGGTGGGACGTGTCGTCCCGGCGCAGCCGGTCGGCCACCTCGCCCAGCACGTCCCGCACGTGCCGGTGCAGCGCCTTGACCTCGGCGCGCTTCGGCGGGTAGCGGTGCAGGAACGCCCTGGTCATCCGCCGGACGCGGTCGACGACCTCGTCCCGGTTGGCCCCGTCCCGCACCACGAACCCGCCGAACGGGTACAGCCGGTCGACGCCGAGGGGGCGTGCGGCGGCCACCACCTCGGTGACCGCCGCCGCGACGCGCCGGACCCCCTCGGGACTCACCGACCCGCTCGGTGGAGGTGCCCGTCCAGCAGGGCCGGCACCTTCACCGAGCGGCCGGGCAGCGAGGCCCGCCCGCAGGTCGGCCACGACCTGTGCGGAGCTCGGTCGATCTTCAGCACGCGAGCCGCATGGCAGCACACCGCGCCGGAGGGCGAACCGCGTCAGGGCAGCGTCGGCAGGTAGGCGGGCCCGGCGGGCCCGTGCCGCGTCTCGAA from Lentzea guizhouensis harbors:
- a CDS encoding ATP-binding protein; this translates as MNASDDPPPRQALVVELTKPSPALPAMRRWIGEVFGDLSEDSVDDVRLVVTELVSNAYDHGLHPRLLRLRRLGAGLLRVEVDDASPDKPVLGRSRIDDTRGRGLVIVDKIAEAWGVTWQATGKTVWAELRCGLGLAAFA
- a CDS encoding glycosyltransferase, yielding MADRVVLVPRWAHDDLPALLRSADLVLCVGGPALAGTLPLEAMACGPAVVTAAESPADTVADGVTGCHVLSQHPPEVALAVRQLLADRTRRQSHGVAGRDRVLACYSWDHVAADALRLYERARMPAVTTPVRHRAAAR
- a CDS encoding ATP-binding protein produces the protein MTTVDEGSTSLVVESLVEPTTVMAELRRRLTGALRGLGEDHLYDVLLVVTELVNNVLDHASGFGRLRVLRHATRCEIAVEVDDGSPAEPVRGQSRLAGNRGRGIAVVDSLARQWGVRVLAGGKTVFAVVGCPEDGDSRCGSQVV